A region from the Benincasa hispida cultivar B227 chromosome 12, ASM972705v1, whole genome shotgun sequence genome encodes:
- the LOC120092736 gene encoding uncharacterized protein LOC120092736 produces the protein MKSPDMAAVTDSLEQSFRNFSLNHRLASAAASSAGVRRSPSSFSSSSSSSDDEPHLPLHQHNQFDTILELNSHISLPPFWEQCLDLKTGEVYYRNCRTGMRVKEDPRTAEAHSRDLYSEDEDDDEDGDESSSDGGSEESCSSSSYGGSRRQYPAENVEDVLVVAGCKRCFMYFMVPKQVEDCPKCSSSRLVHFDRSDESNGFP, from the exons ATGAAATCTCCCGATATGGCGGCGGTTACTGATTCTCTTGAGCAGTCTTTCCGTAACTTCTCTCTCAACCACCGTCTAGCCTCAGCTGCCGCTTCCTCCGCCGGAGTACGGAGGTCGCCGTCgtcgttttcttcttcttcttcatcctccgATGACGAACCTCATCTTCCTCTTCACCAACATAATCAATTCGACACAATCTTGGAGCTCAACTCTCACATCTCCCTCCCTCCTTTCTGGGAACAATGCCTCGATTTGAAG ACAGGGGAAGTCTACTATAGAAACTGCCGGACCGGAATGAGAGTAAAGGAAGATCCGAGGACAGCGGAAGCACACAGCCGAGATTTATACTCGGAAGACGAAGACGACGACGAGGATGGTGATGAGAGCTCGTCCGACGGCGGAAGTGAGGAGTCGTGTTCTTCGTCGTCGTACGGTGGTAGTAGACGTCAATACCCGGCGGAAAACGTGGAGGATGTGCTGGTGGTGGCCGGATGCAAGAGATGCTTCATGTATTTCATGGTGCCGAAACAAGTCGAAGATTGCCCCAAATGCAGCAGCAGTCGTCTTGTTCATTTCGATCGCTCCGACGAGAGTAATGGCTTCCCATGA